The following coding sequences are from one Chanos chanos chromosome 12, fChaCha1.1, whole genome shotgun sequence window:
- the khdrbs1b gene encoding KH domain-containing, RNA-binding, signal transduction-associated protein 1b isoform X2 — translation MENESKYLPQLLAERDSLDASFTHAMKLLNAEIERIQKGEPEKEADAYLDLFTTKNIKLKERVLIPVKQYPKFNFVGKILGPQGNTIKRLQEETGAKISVLGKGSMRDKTKEEGLRKSGEPKYAHLSMELHVFIEVFAPVPEAYLRMAHAMEEVKKFLFPVDMMDDICQEQFMEMKYLNGGQDHGARGRGGPPVRGRGAPPPPSVAPRGRGMPLRGGALRGGPPRGGAVRGALAGRGGPPAQPTRGAAATRARPPAPGPQRMPPPPPHPPAQETYDEYAYDDTYTESGYESYDNYYSQSQAEPEYYDYGHGETQETYEGYGQDDWNGTQRPAGGGKAPPVRPAKPGYREHPYGRY, via the exons ATGGAGAATGAAAGCAAATATCTCCCACAGCTcttggcagagagagacagtctggaTGCATCGTTCACACATGCAATGAAACTTCTAAATGCAG aaattGAGAGGATTCAGAAAGGAGAACCAGAGAAAGAAGCAGACGCCTACCTGGACCTATTTACAACGAAAAACATcaaactgaaggagagggttttgATCCCAGTCAAACAATATCCAAAG TTTAACTTTGTTGGAAAGATCCTGGGGCCTCAAGGGAACACAATCAAGCGTCTGCAGGAAGAGACGGGAGCCAAGATCTCGGTCCTCGGCAAGGGATCCATGCGAGACAAGACAAAG GAGGAGGGGTTGAGGAAAAGTGGAGAGCCCAAATACGCCCATTTATCCATGGAACTACACGTCTTCATCGAGGTGTTTGCCCCGGTACCAGAGGCATACCTGCGCATGGCTCACGCCATGGAAGAAGTCAAGAAGTTTCTCTTTCCA GTT GATATGATGGACGATATTTGTCAGGAGCAGTTTATGGAGATGAAGTATTTGAACGGCGGTCAGGATCACGGGGCCAGAGGCAGAGGGGGCCCACCCGTCAGAGGCCGCGGGGCACCGCCGCCCCCCTCCGTGGCACCCAG gGGTCGAGGCATGCCGCTTCGAGGAGGCGCTCTTCGTGGTGGCCCGCCCAGAGGAGGAGCAGTTAGGGGAGCCCTGGCAGGAAGGGGCGGACCCCCAGCCCAGCCAACCAGGGGGGCGGCGGCCACGCGCGCCCGTCCTCCCGCCCCCGGCCCGCAGAGGATGCCCCCGCCTCCCCCGCACCCTCCAGCCCAAGAGACCTACGATGAATAC GCCTATGACGACACCTACACAGAATCAGGTTACGAGTCATATGACAACTACTACAGTCAATCACAGGC agaACCAGAGTACTACGACTACGGGCATGGAGAGACCCAGGAGACATATGAAGGCTATG GTCAGGATGACTGGAACGGGACGCAGCGTCCAGCGGGCGGTGGGAAAGCCCCCCCTGTGAGACCGGCCAAGCCGGGGTACCGGGAACACCCCTACGGACGATACTAA
- the khdrbs1b gene encoding KH domain-containing, RNA-binding, signal transduction-associated protein 1b isoform X1: protein MENESKYLPQLLAERDSLDASFTHAMKLLNAEIERIQKGEPEKEADAYLDLFTTKNIKLKERVLIPVKQYPKFNFVGKILGPQGNTIKRLQEETGAKISVLGKGSMRDKTKEEGLRKSGEPKYAHLSMELHVFIEVFAPVPEAYLRMAHAMEEVKKFLFPDMMDDICQEQFMEMKYLNGGQDHGARGRGGPPVRGRGAPPPPSVAPRGRGMPLRGGALRGGPPRGGAVRGALAGRGGPPAQPTRGAAATRARPPAPGPQRMPPPPPHPPAQETYDEYAYDDTYTESGYESYDNYYSQSQAEPEYYDYGHGETQETYEGYGQDDWNGTQRPAGGGKAPPVRPAKPGYREHPYGRY, encoded by the exons ATGGAGAATGAAAGCAAATATCTCCCACAGCTcttggcagagagagacagtctggaTGCATCGTTCACACATGCAATGAAACTTCTAAATGCAG aaattGAGAGGATTCAGAAAGGAGAACCAGAGAAAGAAGCAGACGCCTACCTGGACCTATTTACAACGAAAAACATcaaactgaaggagagggttttgATCCCAGTCAAACAATATCCAAAG TTTAACTTTGTTGGAAAGATCCTGGGGCCTCAAGGGAACACAATCAAGCGTCTGCAGGAAGAGACGGGAGCCAAGATCTCGGTCCTCGGCAAGGGATCCATGCGAGACAAGACAAAG GAGGAGGGGTTGAGGAAAAGTGGAGAGCCCAAATACGCCCATTTATCCATGGAACTACACGTCTTCATCGAGGTGTTTGCCCCGGTACCAGAGGCATACCTGCGCATGGCTCACGCCATGGAAGAAGTCAAGAAGTTTCTCTTTCCA GATATGATGGACGATATTTGTCAGGAGCAGTTTATGGAGATGAAGTATTTGAACGGCGGTCAGGATCACGGGGCCAGAGGCAGAGGGGGCCCACCCGTCAGAGGCCGCGGGGCACCGCCGCCCCCCTCCGTGGCACCCAG gGGTCGAGGCATGCCGCTTCGAGGAGGCGCTCTTCGTGGTGGCCCGCCCAGAGGAGGAGCAGTTAGGGGAGCCCTGGCAGGAAGGGGCGGACCCCCAGCCCAGCCAACCAGGGGGGCGGCGGCCACGCGCGCCCGTCCTCCCGCCCCCGGCCCGCAGAGGATGCCCCCGCCTCCCCCGCACCCTCCAGCCCAAGAGACCTACGATGAATAC GCCTATGACGACACCTACACAGAATCAGGTTACGAGTCATATGACAACTACTACAGTCAATCACAGGC agaACCAGAGTACTACGACTACGGGCATGGAGAGACCCAGGAGACATATGAAGGCTATG GTCAGGATGACTGGAACGGGACGCAGCGTCCAGCGGGCGGTGGGAAAGCCCCCCCTGTGAGACCGGCCAAGCCGGGGTACCGGGAACACCCCTACGGACGATACTAA